One genomic window of Euleptes europaea isolate rEulEur1 chromosome 10, rEulEur1.hap1, whole genome shotgun sequence includes the following:
- the TDRD15 gene encoding tudor domain-containing protein 15: MRSGGMDLPTKFTDVDLKITNIYCHLKDVLVKFEGYCNTYCEFDYHILQKEIQQVSKVKDCIGVGEFCLVEDPNCGEWYRGRVIQKKNLIYEVFLIDSGEKLAVRDVCIASAVDELFQLPPKMVCGIFANILPVKEKWSPKALNYFSSLIDLRIKGCVQAIMPHQTFLLDVPKVTSDVVELKLGKLVDRDSFYLIVELLAELPEEPLYKQMPDLIQKKYTRPDSVFCNARIQPDFQPVFGRLQPLLSVGGVELAKISVAVSPSRFYCQPLQRLLELDELTSSMSSYYETINRENVPSCDSLGVLCAAKRRDGRWYRGVIQQLLSDNSVKVWFVDIGSCEAVPSTCVLKLQSKFISVPRFSFPCALSCLTDQDESVRNCQLKEFKEALLRQSEVYVHIDLFDANEHLYYVTLHGHESTRNGENLPQGNDVIPKCCPSCKTEITNTYSDVGISGASPDFTEPAQRNMLQSGNCSGEKDCPINSVLAIPYKTAEMKVDSVCVAFVEYVLNPSNFWVQTNDNLDEFEVLMDKVSDVYDAGETNDKSLENPEPGMLCCARYSKDMHFYRAVIEDVVDSSVNVYFLDFGNTETVPIFDVRPLLPELRELPALAICCSLACAFPVQDVWIKKETDFFKNLVFGKPVTLHVVGKLNKKYSVNMQCMNGSKQIDVLISMVQAGYAECWHTEPDPLPNILRFTKEQDSKLRSKNMRQNNNIVVHRNVNQLLNTPSVTKKAASDFPQWERILSKKYRKTSGESNTTCPYKEHRFKPGTVLRVICCSSTSPGDFSCQVQAKLPELNNLMDQIQIYYETLTRPYQRGQLACVVKDSKNGKWYRAYMLQYISKTIIEVVLVDFGSKISVLLEDVQAILPDFLSLECQAFRCCLNSVTQSLMFDPDNWTVEACNDFKSFISSSNGLLTCTISALVIKNPGFLYNVVDLWAPSVRAQQFLLDCGHDQFCSLECPRSLAPSFFLYSFYYSSFDINIGNVEEVCVTHINSPTKFYCQLNRNADDIDNLFQKITEINQRASCVGQINTQRLYLAKYFEDGFFYRALASPVESSDYVPVYFVDFGNKQGVAKAELINIPDHASEILFTPMQAVECYLSDLKDAEIPVEINKWFEKNFLGKELKAVIVAKESDGQLGVELYDNHLQINKKIKDLLESTTNCHADPKCVNRDIQKPLEDQNGKQKEKITAITTKVKGETETQINSCYQNDGEVCAEYGKETVIDLQKQCTRSVHVPVACENTELVLQNAPGEKDKSRSREPGDDPTLEFKEMLADNMTESHIQQLSPSGQERSISAKQKYRDLVQCNIQPNSEVMGYISFVTSPSSFYIHLEEDENKILQLAEELNGCTLDLEPQTGIEEGDIVLAEYEVDHCIYRAVVRAVKSEAFYEAEFIDYGNLSTVNASKIYKMGGKFLNLPRFSIHCFLSHAKCALPGKNWSSDITAYFVSKGNNQRVNCKFLQQHGEQWEVDLFCLGISVIEDLTQMEICASLQNMPMLDTAEVITLWPVANASNDQSNQIVHKEYESGPTLKSLPKITHQKINPGQLETAEIGHISRNGNFYVKLAKDAQTLLNLNMMATQEAELMPVAVEDIQEGFECLTKSKIIFQWHRSEVIKKFVDKESMLVFFMDLGIYEMVSFNDTRMLSSKMMSIPRRAVPCQWSWIGNTDSLAFEQVLKILKGQEIKILFVTYLESALIWQVDILVNGILLLECWPQIFNQITLEKCNLLGGLNNVKMTVPVYSFRRSSISWAKFQNDRHYTGFVTSATDPSNFCIQLEDSFKTMEALFKLLSELPEDLPTMPKDLVGTGTSCLIKTEPNKKWNRVEVSEISDQFILTFVDDGISAPIPISDYHRLKVIPEKLVNLPRLTYPCSLFGVSPILGEQWNDEAKLKIQQFLGRQGLLFQFRQYCGMKMEVDVLCERTSAADVLVASGYAVYSFMSTIRVEFNVLNSQILPDPLQTGSQKSCDARIVLQPEKEEEHKKSGLLFKNTCNKCPRGRSSKKLCWRRQQWKKLVLHSKRIKNEDLLKYSKSFIGHCCHREGLRNACPMGLLAKTTQPEPSGLSTILDMMKIEENPSNKHCARKVSFECILK; encoded by the exons atgagatcag GTGGGATGGATTTGCCAACAAAATTCACAGATGTAGATCTGAAGATAACTAACATATACTGCCACCTGAAGGATGTTCTTGTGAAATTTGAGGGCTATTGTAACACATACTGTGAGTTTGACTACCATATATTACAAAAGGAAATACAACAGGTATCCAAAGTGAAAGACTGCATTGGCGTTGGTGAGTTTTGTTTAGTAGAAGATCCAAATTGTGGAGAATGGTACAGAGGAAGAGTAATACAAAAGAAGAATCTCATTTATGAAGTATTTCTGATAGACAGTGGGGAAAAATTGGCGGTTCGTGATGTTTGTATTGCATCTGCCGTTGATGAATTGTTTCAACTTCCTCCAAAAATGGTTTGTGGAATCTTTGCAAATATACTTCCTGTTAAAGAAAAGTGGTCTCCGAAAGCTCTGAATTACTTTTCATCCTTAATAGACTTGCGAATTAAAGGCTGTGTGCAAGCCATTATGCCGCACCAAACATTTCTTCTTGATGTGCCAAAAGTTACTAGTGATGTGGTAGAACTGAAATTAGGAAAACTTGTTGATAGAGACTCATTCTATCTTATTGTAGAACTGTTAGCTGAATTGCCAGAGGAACCCCTGTATAAACAAATGCCTGATTTAATTCAGAAGAAATACACAAGGCCGGATTCGGTTTTCTGTAATGCTaggatccaaccagattttcaacCAGTTTTTGGTAGGCTTCAGCCGCTTTTATCAGTTGGAGGAGTAGAACTAGCAAAAATATCAGTGGCAGTCAGTCCAAGTAGATTTTATTGTCAGCCGCTGCAACGTCTGCTGGAGCTTGATGAGTTGACAAGCAGCATGTCTTCATATTATGAAACGATTAACAGAGAAAATGTTCCATCCTGTGACAGTCTGGGAGTCCTCTGTGCAGCCAAACGAAGAGATGGTCGTTGGTACAGAGGAGTGATACAACAGCTCCTCTCTGATAACAGTGTAAAGGTTTGGTTTGTGGATATTGGCAGTTGTGAAGCTGTGCCTTCCACTTGTGTTCTGAAGCTCCAATCAAAATTCATATCAGTGCCTAGGTTTTCATTTCCTTGTGCTCTATCATGTCTTACCGACCAGGATGAATCTGTAAGAAATTGTCAGCTAAAAGAATTTAAGGAGGCCCTCTTAAGACAAAGTGAAGTTTATGTCCACATTGACTTATTCGATGCAAATGAACATTTGTATTATGTTACATTGCATGGGCATGAATCAACTAGGAATGGTGAAAACTTGCCGCAGGGAAATGATGTGATTCCAAAATGTTGTCCTTCCTGTAAGACAGAAATTACTAACACATACAGTGATGTGGGAATTTCTGGTGCCAGCCCTGACTTTACTGAACCTGCTCAGCGGAACATGCTACAATCTGGAAATTGTTCAGGTGAGAAGGACTGTCCCATAAATTCTGTTTTAGCAATACCTTACAAGACAGCAGAAATGAAAGTAGATTCTGTCTGTGTTGCTTTTGTAGAGTACGTACTAAATCCTTCCAATTTTTGGGTTCAGACAAACGATAATCTAGATGAGTTCGAAGTCTTGATGGATAAAGTTTCAGATGTATATGATGCAGGTGAAACAAATGATAAGAGTCTAGAAAACCCAGAACCTGGAATGCTGTGTTGTGCACGCTACAGTAAAGACATGCATTTCTACAGGGCTGTCATCGAGGATGTGGTTGACAGTAGTGTTAATGTTTACTTTTTGGATTTTGGAAATACCGAAACAGTGCCAATCTTTGATGTGAGACCTCTGCTTCCAGAGTTGCGGGAATTACCAGCTTTAGCCATATGTTGTTCGCTTGCTTGTGCGTTTCCAGTTCAAGATGTATGGATTAAAAAGGAAACAGACTTCTTTAAAAACTTGGTGTTTGGCAAGCCAGTCACACTTCATGTTGTTGGAAAACTCAACAAAAAGTACAGTGTCAATATGCAGTGTATGAACGGCTCAAAGCAAATTGATGTTCTCATATCCATGGTTCAGGCTGGATATGCTGAATGTTGGCACACTGAGCCAGATCCATTACCAAACATTCTAAGATTTACTAAAGAACAAGACTCAAAACTTAGAAGTAAAAACATGCGGCAGAATAATAACATAGTGGTACATAGAAATGTTAACCAGTTGCTAAATACTCCCTCTGTGACAAAAAAGGCTGCTTCTGATTTCCCACAATGGGAGAGAATACTTTCCAAGAAATACAGGAAAACGTCTGGGGAAAGTAACACTACGTGTCCTTATAAAGAACATCGATTTAAGCCAGGAACTGTCCTCAGAGTTATATGTTGTAGTAGTACTTCACCAGGTGACTTCTCATGCCAGGTCCAGGCTAAATTACCAGAGCTGAATAACTTGATGGAtcaaattcagatttattatgAGACTCTAACCAGGCCATACCAAAGAGGACAGCTTGCCTGTGTTGTGAAAGACTCCAAGAATGGAAAGTGGTACAGAGCTTACATGCTGCAATACATATCCAAAACCATAATTGAGGTTGTATTAGTAGATTTCGGGAGCAAAATAAGTGTTTTGCTGGAAGACGTTCAAGCTATTCTCCCAGATTTTCTCTCCTTGGAATGTCAAGCATTCAGATGTTGTCTTAATAGTGTAACTCAGTCTTTAATGTTTGATCCAGATAATTGGACTGTGGAGGCATGTAATGATTTTAAATCCTTCATTTCTTCTTCCAATGGGCTATTGACGTGCACCATTTCAGCCCTTGTTATTAAGAACCCTGGCTTCTTATATAATGTGGTTGATCTGTGGGCTCCATCTGTCAGAGCACAGCAATTTCTCTTAGACTGTGGGCATGACCAATTCTGCTCTCTTGAATGCCCGAGATCTCTTGCTCCATCATTCTTTCTGTATAGCTTTTACTATTCATCTTTTGATATAAACATTGGAAATGTAGAGGAGGTATGTGTGACCCATATAAACAGCCCAACAAAATTCTATTGCCAGTTAAATAGAAATGCAGATGATATTGATAACCTGTTTCAAAAAATCACAGAGATCAATCAAAGGGCAAGCTGTGTTGGCCAAATAAACACCCAGAGATTATACTTAGCCAAATATTTTGAAGATGGCTTCTTTTACAGGGCCTTGGCATCTCCTGTAGAATCATCAGATTATGTTCCTGTATACTTTGTGGACTTTGGGAATAAACAAGGGGTGGCAAAAGCTGAACTGATCAATATTCCAGATCATGCCTCAGAAATATTATTCACCCCTATGCAAGCTGTCGAGTGTTACCTGTCGGATCTCAAAGATGCTGAAATTCcagttgaaataaataaatggtttgaGAAGAATTTCTTGGGTAAAGAACTGAAGGCAGTAATAGTAGCTAAAGAATCTGATGGCCAGCTTGGTGTGGAGTTGTATGATAACCATCTACAAATAAATAAGAAGATTAAAGACTTATTAGAGAGTACAACAAATTGTCATGCTGATCCAAAATGCGTAAACAGAGATATACAAAAGCCTCTTGAGGACCAAAAtgggaaacaaaaagaaaagataacTGCAATTACAAcaaaagttaaaggagaaacagAGACTCAAATAAATTCTTGTTATCAGAATGATGGCGAAGTATGTGCCGAATATGGAAAAGAAACTGTGATAGATCTGCAGAAACAGTGCACTAGATCTGTACACGTTCCAGTAGCCTGTGAAAATACAGAATTAGTCTTGCAAAACGCTCCAGGAGAGAAAGATAAAAGTAGAAGTAGAGAACCTGGTGATGACCCAACATTAGAATTCAAGGAGATGCTTGCAGACAATATGACTGAATCGCATATCCAGCAGCTAAGCCCTTCAGGACAAGAAAGGAGCATTTCTGCTAAGCAAAAGTACAGAGATCTTGTACAGTGTAACATTCAGCCAAATTCCGAAGTCATGGGTTATATTTCCTTTGTAACTAGCCCATCAAGTTTCTATATTCATCTTGAAGAGGATGAGAATAAAATTTTGCAGCTTGCTGAAGAACTGAATGGATGCACACTGGATTTAGAGCCACAAACTGGCATTGAGGAAGGTGACATAGTCTTAGCAGAGTATGAAGTTGATCATTGCATATACCGAGCTGTTGTTAGAGCAGTTAAATCAGAAGCATTCTATGAAGCAGAATTCATTGACTACGGTAACTTGTCAACTGTGAATGCATCCAAAATCTATAAGATGGGGGGGAAATTCTTAAATTTACCAAGATTTAGCATACACTGTTTTCTTAGTCATGCAAAATGTGCGTTGCCTGGTAAAAACTGGAGTAGTGATATTACTGCCTATTTTGTCAGTAAAGGAAATAATCAGCGAGTAAATTGTAAGTTTCTGCAACAACATGGAGAACAATGGGAGGTTGATTTATTTTGTCTCGGAATTTCTGTTATAGAAGACTTAACACAGATGGAAATCTGTGCAAGTTTACAGAACATGCCCATGTTAGATACAGCAGAAGTCATAACATTGTGGCCAGTGGCAAATGCAAGTAATGACCAAAGTAATCAAATTGTGCATAAAGAATATGAGTCTGGACCTACTTTGAAAAGTCTTCCTAAAATCACCCACCAAAAAATAAACCCTGGACAGCTAGAAACAGCTGAAATAGGTCACATTTCCAGAAATGGGAATTTCTATGTGAAATTAGCTAAGGATGCACAAACACTGCTTAATTTAAACATGATGGCTACTCAAGAAGCAGAGCTGATGCCAGTTGCGGTGGAAGACATTCAAGAAGGATTCGAATGCCTGACAAAATCAAAAATAATTTTCCAGTGGCATCgatctgaagttattaaaaagtTTGTGGATAAGGAGAGCATGCTGGTTTTTTTCATGGATTTGGGAATATATGAAATGGTATCATTCAATGATACAAGAATGCTGAGTAGCAAGATGATGAGTATTCCCAGGAGGGCAGTACCTTGTCAGTGGTCTTGGATTGGAAATACAGACAGCCTGGCTTTTGAGCAAGTTCTGAAGATATTAAAAGGTCAGGAGATAAAGATTTTATTTGTGACATACCTAGAATCTGCTTTAATTTGGCAAGTAGACATTTTGGTGAATGGGATTCTGTTGCTTGAATGTTGGCCTCAAATATTTAATCAAATAACATTAGAGAAATGTAACTTATTGGGAGGCTTAAATAATGTGAAAATGACAGTGCCCGTGTATTCATTTAGGAGGAGTTCAATTTCATGGGCAAAGTTTCAGAATGATAGGCATTATACTGGTTTTGTCACATCAGCTACTGATCCTTCAAACTTTTGCATCCAGTTAGAAGACTCATTTAAGACTATGGAAGCATTGTTTAAGCTGCTTTCTGAGCTGCCGGAAGACTTGCCAACTATGCCAAAGGATCTTGTTGGTACTGGTACAAGCTGCTTGATAAAGACTGAGCCTAATAAAAAATGGAATAGAGTTGAAGTTTCTGAAATCTCGGATCAGTTTATCCTTACATTCGTAGATGATGGAATATCAGCCCCCATCCCCATTTCAGATTACCACAGGCTAAAAGTTATCCCAGAAAAGCTTGTAAATTTACCTCGACTAACTTACCCTTGCTCTTTATTTGGGGTGTCACCCATTCTTGGGGAACAGTGGAATGATGAGGCAAAGCTTAAAATCCAGCAGTTTCTTGGTAGACAAGGCCTTCTGTTCCAGTTCAGACAGTACTGTGGGATGAAGATGGAGGTAGATGTGTTATGTGAGAGGACCAGTGCAGCAGATGTATTGGTTGCTTCTGGATATGCTGTGTATTCTTTCATGTCAACTATTCGGGTAGAATTCAATGTATTGAATTCACAAATTTTGCCTGATCCATTGCAAACGGGTAGTCAGAAAAGCTGCGATGCAAGGATAGTGTTGCagccagaaaaggaagaggagcaCAAAAAATCAGGTTTGCTGTTCAAGAATACTTGTAACAAATGCCCAAGAGGTCGCAGTTCTAAAAAACTGTGTTGGAGGAGACAGCAATGGAAGAAGTTAGTCTTACACAGCAAAAGAATTAAGAATGAGGATCTTCTGAAGTATAGCAAGTCCTTCATTGGCCATTGTTGTCACAGAGAGGGACTGAGGAATGCTTGTCCCATGGGTCTATTGGCAAAAACGACACAACCTGAACCTTCTGGATTGAGTACTATTCTAGATATGATGAAAATCGAAGAGAACCCATCAAATAAACACTGTGCTAGAAAGGTAAGTTTCGAATGTATCTTAAAATAA